One Coccinella septempunctata chromosome 8, icCocSept1.1, whole genome shotgun sequence genomic window carries:
- the LOC123319511 gene encoding larval cuticle protein A2B-like, producing the protein MAFKFLVFATFLAYAQAGNIIGAPLAAPVAVARAEPYDPNPQYQFGYNVQDSLTGDSKSQVETRNGDFVQGQYSLTDPDGTRRTVDYTADAINGFNAVVRKEPLVAKAVVAAPAVAAVRAAPVIAQPAISAPLIRSAPFLTQPAYTSTLVRSAPLLAQPALARTSFLPATSFFRSAPIYAQSAPVFAHSAYAAPAFLH; encoded by the exons ATGGCTTTCAAA TTTTTAGTATTCGCCACTTTCTTGGCCTATGCCCAAGCGGGCAACATTATTGGCGCCCCATTGGCTGCTCCAGTAGCAGTAGCTAGGGCCGAACCCTACGATCCTAATCCACAGTACCAATTCGGCTACAACGTCCAAGACTCTTTGACTGGAGACTCCAAGAGCCAAGTGGAAACCCGCAACGGAGATTTCGTTCAAGGTCAGTACTCCTTGACCGATCCAGATGGCACCAGACGCACCGTTGACTACACAGCTGATGCGATCAACGGATTCAACGCCGTAGTCCGCAAGGAACCATTGGTGGCTAAAGCTGTGGTTGCTGCCCCAGCTGTAGCTGCAGTTCGCGCTGCTCCAGTTATTGCCCAACCTGCCATCTCAGCTCCCTTGATCCGATCTGCTCCTTTCTTGACCCAACCCGCATACACCTCCACCTTGGTTCGTTCCGCACCGCTTCTTGCCCAGCCTGCCCTTGCAAGAACCTCATTCTTACCTGCAACTTCTTTCTTCCGCTCTGCACCCATCTACGCACAATCTGCACCAGTTTTTGCACACTCAGCTTATGCTGCCCCAGCTTTTCTTCACTAA
- the LOC123318601 gene encoding cuticle protein-like, which produces MVAKFIVLVACLAFANAGNPQYEFGYDVQDGLTGDSKNQFETRSGDFVRGQYSLNDPDGTRRIVDYVADPINGFNANVRKEPLVAKAVVAAPAIAKVAAAPVLPALRSAAIFSQPAVATTPILRSTLASAPLLNTYAASNVVGSPLLRSYGYGLGSSSLLGANTILSSRLAAPSLGYSSFAPSLRYSAAYSPSIGYSASYAPSLGYSAAFAPSLGYSSGYAPSLGYSASFAPAYGYSGGLGYSGYGKISSPAVGYSTLIH; this is translated from the exons ATGGTAGCTAAA ttcatagtATTGGTAGCATGCTTGGCCTTTGCCAATGCAGGAAACCCACAATACGAATTCGGCTATGACGTCCAAGATGGCCTTACTGGGgattcaaagaaccaattcGAAACCCGCAGTGGTGACTTCGTCCGAGGACAGTACTCTCTCAACGACCCTGATGGCACCAGACGTATCGTCGACTACGTAGCTGACCCCATCAACGGTTTCAATGCCAACGTACGCAAAGAACCTTTGGTAGCCAAAGCTGTTGTTGCCGCTCCAGCTATTGCCAAAGTTGCGGCCGCTCCAGTCCTTCCAGCATTGAGGTCTGCTGCTATCTTCTCCCAACCAGCTGTTGCTACAACACCCATTCTGAGATCAACTCTTGCAAGCGCACCATTGCTCAACACTTACGCTGCTTCAAATGTTGTAGGATCACCTTTATTGAGGTCCTACGGATATGGTTTAGGTTCTTCTTCGCTCTTGGGAGCTAACACTATCTTATCTTCAAGATTGGCAGCACCTTCTCTTGGCTACTCATCGTTTGCTCCATCTCTCAGATACTCAGCTGCATATTCTCCATCCATAGGATATTCTGCTTCCTATGCTCCATCTTTGGGATATTCTGCTGCATTTGCTCCATCCCTAGGATATTCCTCTGGCTATGCTCCTTCTCTGGGATATTCAGCTTCCTTTGCTCCAGCTTATGGATATTCTGGAGGTCTTGGATACTCTGGCTACGGAAAGATTTCCTCGCCAGCTGTTGGATATTCAACTCTTATTCATTAA